A genomic region of Exiguobacterium oxidotolerans JCM 12280 contains the following coding sequences:
- the lepB gene encoding signal peptidase I: MKELFSWVKALVVALVIAFIIRTFLFVPVIVDGESMMPTLHNSDRMVVNKVPYYFNEPERGDIVVFHATETRDYIKRVIAVPGDTLYYKDDMLYINDKKVEEPYLKEFKAQMNGVPLTEDFTLEERTGETKVPTGKVFVMGDNRQNSKDSRDIGFVDEDQIVGTTNFVFYPFGDLRSVD, encoded by the coding sequence GTGAAGGAGTTATTTAGTTGGGTAAAGGCGCTTGTCGTAGCGCTCGTGATTGCGTTCATCATCCGAACGTTTCTATTCGTCCCGGTCATCGTGGACGGCGAGTCGATGATGCCGACACTGCACAATTCAGACCGGATGGTCGTCAATAAGGTTCCCTATTACTTTAATGAACCAGAACGTGGCGATATCGTCGTCTTCCATGCGACGGAAACACGTGACTATATCAAACGTGTCATCGCTGTCCCAGGTGATACGTTGTACTACAAGGATGATATGCTGTATATCAACGATAAAAAAGTGGAAGAACCCTATTTAAAAGAATTTAAAGCACAAATGAATGGTGTCCCGTTGACGGAAGACTTTACGTTAGAAGAACGGACTGGCGAAACGAAAGTTCCAACCGGTAAAGTATTCGTCATGGGAGATAACCGTCAAAACTCGAAAGATAGCCGTGACATCGGGTTCGTCGATGAAGATCAAATCGTCGGAACGACGAATTTCGTCTTTTATCCGTTCGGCGATTTACGATCAGTTGATTAA
- the ylqF gene encoding ribosome biogenesis GTPase YlqF has translation MTIQWFPGHMAKARREVQEKLKLIDVVIELVDARLPMSSRNPMVEQITAGKPRLIVLNKADMADARLTERWMKALRKDGVDVIAVDAKHNKGLGQIHEGALRLMKEKHDRMREKGRNPSAIRALIIGIPNVGKSTLINRLAGRNIAITGDRPGVTKRQQWIKMKTGEMELLDTPGILWPKFDDQLVGYRLAATGAIKDDILNIDDIALFAIRELKSRYPDQLIERYRLDDVSGEAVDVLEAIGKKRGFTSGGYVDFERTSEMLLHELRTEKVGRVTLETVEEWTTTAE, from the coding sequence ATGACGATACAATGGTTCCCTGGTCACATGGCGAAAGCACGTCGTGAAGTTCAGGAAAAATTAAAATTAATCGACGTCGTCATCGAATTGGTCGATGCACGTCTCCCGATGTCGAGTCGCAATCCGATGGTCGAGCAAATTACGGCAGGAAAACCGCGGTTGATCGTCTTGAACAAAGCCGATATGGCTGATGCGCGTTTGACGGAGCGTTGGATGAAGGCCCTTCGTAAGGATGGCGTCGATGTCATCGCTGTCGATGCGAAACACAATAAGGGTCTCGGACAAATTCATGAAGGTGCGTTACGCTTGATGAAAGAAAAACATGATCGCATGCGTGAAAAGGGACGAAATCCGAGTGCGATTCGAGCGTTGATCATCGGCATCCCGAATGTCGGGAAATCAACATTAATCAATCGCCTTGCCGGACGAAACATTGCCATCACGGGTGACCGCCCAGGTGTGACGAAACGTCAGCAATGGATCAAAATGAAGACGGGTGAGATGGAGTTGCTCGATACACCAGGTATTCTCTGGCCGAAATTCGACGATCAGCTTGTCGGATATCGCTTGGCAGCAACGGGGGCAATTAAAGATGATATCTTAAACATCGATGACATCGCGTTGTTTGCCATCCGTGAGCTCAAATCGCGTTATCCGGATCAGTTGATTGAACGCTATCGCTTAGACGATGTGTCAGGTGAAGCCGTGGATGTATTAGAAGCAATCGGGAAAAAACGAGGGTTCACTTCAGGTGGATACGTCGATTTCGAACGGACGAGTGAGATGCTGTTACATGAGCTGCGGACGGAAAAAGTCGGTCGTGTAACACTTGAAACAGTCGAAGAATGGACAACAACAGCAGAATAA
- a CDS encoding ribonuclease HII, with amino-acid sequence MKIQDLKERLKRVSREQFEVIEQELMHDERKGIRLLLKQTSRRLDLEEQLRLSFIERSQFEEAYRAQGWEKIAGVDEVGRGPLAGPVVAAAVILPKDFYHPALTDSKQMSKKQRQLAYQHICEVAEVAIGIIEPAEIDRINIYQASKQAMLQAVNELSAEALLVDAMELDSDLPQTSLIKGDARSISIAAASVIAKETRDAMMEDYAKQYPGYGFEQHAGYGTAQHLQALDTYGVTPIHRKTFKPVLDRL; translated from the coding sequence ATGAAGATTCAGGACTTAAAAGAACGTCTCAAAAGGGTTTCACGCGAACAATTCGAAGTAATCGAACAGGAACTGATGCACGATGAACGAAAAGGAATCAGGCTGTTATTGAAACAAACAAGCCGTCGCCTTGATCTCGAAGAACAATTGCGCCTCAGTTTTATCGAACGCTCGCAGTTCGAAGAAGCTTACCGGGCACAGGGGTGGGAGAAGATTGCTGGTGTCGATGAGGTTGGGCGAGGTCCACTTGCTGGACCGGTCGTCGCGGCGGCAGTCATCTTACCAAAAGATTTTTATCACCCCGCGTTGACGGACTCAAAACAAATGTCAAAAAAACAACGGCAACTGGCGTATCAGCATATTTGTGAAGTCGCAGAGGTCGCCATCGGCATTATCGAACCAGCAGAAATTGACCGAATCAATATTTACCAAGCCTCGAAACAGGCGATGTTACAAGCGGTGAATGAATTATCTGCCGAAGCACTACTCGTTGATGCGATGGAGCTTGATAGCGATTTACCTCAAACATCACTAATCAAAGGGGATGCGCGTAGCATCTCAATCGCAGCAGCGAGCGTCATTGCGAAGGAAACGCGTGATGCGATGATGGAGGACTATGCAAAACAGTATCCGGGATACGGGTTTGAGCAACATGCAGGGTACGGGACAGCACAGCATTTACAGGCACTCGATACATATGGTGTGACACCGATTCATCGCAAAACGTTTAAACCCGTTCTTGACCGACTCTAG